Proteins from a genomic interval of Spea bombifrons isolate aSpeBom1 chromosome 4, aSpeBom1.2.pri, whole genome shotgun sequence:
- the LOC128492514 gene encoding uncharacterized protein LOC128492514, giving the protein MVSKSFRPWAPTFLLLILLLQGGQSKTSLGTTWNDRIKDILVSITAKIPPIEGIPIGEIVSTLLKIFWPESEVDIWSLIKDQVEHLVDKKILEFELQERQNEIRALQKTMEMYVEAQVREKGSLMSSMIHASNELFYKLTQSSNKPQLIPLLVTHSAQHLIILKERLLHGKEMYEEDNSKIWKSDLESQIKLYKDSFTSGYSAWIEWRKGRIIVDVGVHTYPMPVPPFFRWEPYGRVHDEITGHEHKFFYTPIVGPNEPNFFKTICETVKKNLFSIQNGQMLQLLVTTFYLDNFVPGKEDDPSVIPPSMATATFGPISPGIQMAFSERYVIYSPGNDNNNYGEITDVYVWEWNQIDGLQFFYERGSGWFSGKSGGGFKHEVSVANKHIKSLKVCINNCNVIELTIGFSNGESTGRLGNRGSWVVECTETGGIDTYGLYNVRKVGGGCGSGLYQIELDYKAYPTKPSQIDSYKSHLIDDSALKYRSTRDVNKIRCCRETMPYMSTIE; this is encoded by the exons ATGGTGTCCAAGAGTTTCAGACCTTGGGCGCCAACCTTCTTACTGCTGATTCTCCTTCTCCAAG GGGGTCAGAGTAAGACCAGCCTTGGTACCACCTGGAATGACAGAATAAAAGATATCTTGGTTAGCATTACTGCAAAAATACCTCCAATTGAAGGGATACCCATAGGGGAAATTGTCAGCACCCTTTTGAAAATATTCTGGCCTGAATCGGAGGTGGACATATGGAGCCTCATTAAAGACCAAGTTGAACATTTAGTAGATAAGAAAATCCTCGAATTTGAACTACAGGAAAGACAAAACGAGATCAGAGCCCTGCAGAAGACAATGGAGATGTATGTTGAAGCCCAGGTGAGAGAAAAAGGTTCATTAATGTCCTCCATGATCCACGCAAGCAATGAATTATTTTACAAGCTCACTCAATCTTCAAATAAACCTCAACTGATTCCACTCTTGGTCACACATTCTGCTCAACATCTAATAATCCTCAAGGAGAGGCTTCTACATGGGAAGGAAATGTATGAAGAGGACAACAGTAAAATCTGGAAGAGCGATCTTGAGTCTCAGATAAAACTCTATAAAGATAGCTTTACTTCTGGATATAGTGCATGGATAGAATGGAGGAAGGGTAGGATTATTGTGGATGTCGGTGTACATACATACCCCATGCCAGTACCACCCTTTTTCAGATGGGAGCCTTATGGTAGAGTGCACGATGAAATCACTGGACATGAACACAAATTCTTCTATACACCAATCGTGGGTCCTAACGAACcaaacttttttaaaactatttgtgAGACAGTGAAGAAAAACCTGTTCAGCATTCAAAATGGCCAAATGCTACAGCTGTTGGTTACAACGTTTTACCTAGACAACTTTGTCCCTGGAAAAGAAGATGATCCTTCTGTCATCCCGCCTTCCATGGCTACAGCTACGTTTGGCCCCATTTCACCTGGCATTCAGATGGCATTTAGTGAACGATATGTTATATATTCTCCAGGAAATGATAACAACAACTATGGAGAAATCACGGATGTCTATGTTTGGGAATGGAACCAAATCGACGGCTTGCAGTTTTTCTATGAACGCGGCAGCGGATGGTTTTCGGGTAAATCTGGCGGTGGATTCAAGCATGAAGTCAGTGTagcaaacaagcacatcaaGTCTTTAAAAGTTTGCATTAATAACTGTAACGTGATAGAACTGACTATTGGCTTCTCAAATGGTGAGTCTACTGGACGTCTGGGAAACCGAGGCTCCTGGGTCGTTGAATGTACTGAGACAGGAGGAATTGATACATACGGGCTCTACAATGTTCGTAAGGTAGGGGGAGGCTGTGGCAGTGGTCTTTATCAAATTGAACTGGACTACAAGGCATACCCTACTAAACCATCTCAGATTGACTCATATAAAAGTCACCTTATAGATGACAGCGCTCTCAAATACCGCTCAACTAGAGATGTGAATAAAATTCGATGCTGCCGCGAAACGATGCCATACATGTCAACCAttgagtaa